A part of Escherichia marmotae genomic DNA contains:
- a CDS encoding ABC transporter permease, whose amino-acid sequence MRHLRNIFNLGIKELRSLLGDKAMLTLIVFSFTVSVYSSATVTPGSLNLAPIAIADMDQSQLSNRIVNSFYRPWFLPPEMITADEMDAGLDAGRYTFAINIPPNFQRDVLAGRQPDIQVNVDATRMSQAFTGNGYIQNIINGEVNSFVARYRDNSEPLVSLETRMRFNPNLDPAWFGGVMAIINNITMLAIVLTGSALIREREHGTVEHLLVMPITPFEIMMAKVWSMGLVVLVVSGLSLVLMVKGVLGVPIEGSIPLFMLGVALSLFATTSIGIFMGTIARSMPQLGLLVILVLLPLQMLSGGSTPRESMPQMVQDIMLTMPTTHFVSLAQAILYRGAGFEIVWPQFLTLMAIGGVFFTIALLRFRKTIGTMA is encoded by the coding sequence ATGCGCCATTTACGCAATATTTTTAATCTGGGTATCAAAGAGTTGCGCAGTCTGCTCGGTGATAAAGCGATGCTGACGCTGATTGTCTTCTCGTTTACGGTGTCGGTGTACTCGTCGGCAACCGTTACGCCAGGATCGTTGAACCTCGCGCCGATCGCTATTGCCGATATGGATCAATCGCAATTGTCGAACCGGATCGTTAACAGCTTCTATCGCCCGTGGTTTTTGCCACCGGAGATGATCACCGCCGATGAGATGGATGCCGGACTGGACGCCGGACGCTATACCTTCGCGATAAATATTCCGCCAAATTTTCAGCGTGATGTCCTCGCCGGACGCCAGCCAGATATTCAGGTGAACGTCGATGCCACGCGAATGAGCCAGGCATTCACTGGCAACGGTTATATCCAGAATATTATCAACGGTGAAGTGAATAGCTTTGTCGCGCGCTACCGTGATAACAGCGAACCGTTGGTATCGCTGGAAACCCGCATGCGCTTTAACCCGAACCTCGACCCCGCGTGGTTTGGCGGGGTGATGGCGATCATCAACAACATTACCATGCTGGCGATTGTGCTCACCGGATCGGCACTGATCCGTGAGCGTGAACACGGCACGGTGGAACACTTGTTGGTGATGCCGATAACGCCGTTTGAGATCATGATGGCGAAGGTCTGGTCGATGGGGCTGGTGGTGTTGGTGGTGTCGGGATTATCGCTGGTGCTGATGGTGAAAGGTGTGCTGGGCGTACCGATTGAAGGCTCGATCCCGCTGTTTATGCTGGGTGTAGCGCTCAGTTTGTTTGCCACCACGTCAATCGGCATTTTTATGGGGACGATAGCACGTTCGATGCCACAGCTTGGGCTGCTGGTGATTCTGGTGTTGCTACCGTTACAAATGCTTTCCGGTGGCTCTACCCCGCGCGAAAGTATGCCGCAGATGGTGCAGGATATTATGCTGACCATGCCGACGACACACTTTGTTAGCCTCGCGCAAGCCATTCTCTACCGTGGTGCCGGATTCGAAATCGTCTGGCCGCAGTTCCTGACGCTGATGGCAATTGGCGGCGTGTTTTTCACCATCGCGCTACTGCGATTCAGGAAGACGATTGGGACAATGGCGTAA
- the rbbA gene encoding ribosome-associated ATPase/putative transporter RbbA, translating to MTHLELVPVPPVAQLAGVSQHYGKTVALNNITLDIPARCMVGLIGPDGVGKSSLLSLISGARVIEQGSVMVLGGDMRDPKHRRDVCPRIAWMPQGLGKNLYHTLSVYENVDFFARLFGHDKAEREVRINELLTSTGLAPFRDRPAGKLSGGMKQKLGLCCALIHDPELLILDEPTTGVDPLSRAQFWDLIDSIRQRQSNMSVLVATAYMEEAERFDWLVAMNAGEVLATGSAEELRQQTQSATLEEAFINLLPQAQRQAHQAVVIPPYQPENAEIAIEARDLTMRFGSFVAVDHVNFRIPRGEIFGFLGSNGCGKSTTMKMLTGLLPASEGEAWLFGQPVDPKDIDTRRRVGYMSQAFSLYNELTVRQNLELHARLFHIPEADIPARVAEMSERFKLNDVEDALPESLPLGIRQRLSLAVAVIHRPEMLILDEPTSGVDPVARDMFWQLMVDLSRQDKVTIFISTHFMNEAERCDRISLMHAGKVLASGTPQELVEKRRAASLEEAFIAYLQEAAGQSNEVEAPPVGHDTTHAPRQGFSLRRLFSYSRREALELRRDPVRSTLALMGTVILMLIMGYGISMDVENLRFAVLDRDQTVSSQAWTLNLSGSRYFIEQPPLTSYDELERRMRAGDVTVAIEIPPNFGRDIARGTPVEIGVWIDGAMPSRAETVKGYVQAMHQNWLQNEASQQSTPASQSGLMNIETRYRYNPDVKSLPAIVPAVIPLLLMMIPSMLSALSVVREKELGSIINLYVTPTTRSEFLLGKQLPYIALGMLNFFLLCGLSVFVFGVPHKGSFLTLTLAALLYIIIATGMGLLISTFMKSQIAAIFGTAIITLIPATQFSGMIDPVASLEGPGRWIGEVYPTSHFLTIARGTFSKALDLTDLWQLFIPLLIAIPLVMGLSILLLKKQEG from the coding sequence ATGACGCATCTGGAACTGGTTCCCGTCCCGCCTGTCGCGCAACTGGCGGGCGTGAGCCAGCATTATGGAAAAACCGTTGCGCTGAACAATATCACTCTCGATATTCCGGCCCGCTGTATGGTCGGGCTGATTGGCCCTGACGGTGTCGGGAAGTCGAGTTTGTTGTCGTTGATTTCTGGTGCCCGCGTCATTGAGCAGGGCAGCGTGATGGTATTGGGCGGCGATATGCGCGACCCGAAGCATCGCCGCGACGTCTGCCCGCGCATCGCCTGGATGCCACAAGGACTGGGCAAAAACCTCTACCACACCTTGTCGGTGTATGAAAACGTCGATTTTTTCGCCCGCTTGTTCGGTCACGACAAAGCGGAGCGGGAAGTGCGAATTAATGAACTACTGACCAGTACCGGGTTAGCACCTTTTCGCGATCGTCCGGCGGGTAAACTCTCCGGCGGCATGAAGCAAAAACTTGGGTTGTGTTGTGCGTTAATCCACGATCCGGAATTGTTGATTCTTGATGAGCCTACGACGGGGGTTGACCCGCTCTCCCGCGCCCAGTTCTGGGATCTGATCGACAGCATCCGCCAGCGGCAGAGTAATATGAGCGTGCTGGTTGCCACCGCCTATATGGAAGAGGCCGAACGCTTCGACTGGCTGGTAGCGATGAATGCCGGAGAAGTGCTGGCAACCGGAAGTGCCGAAGAGCTGCGGCAGCAAACGCAAAGCGCCACGCTGGAAGAAGCATTTATAAATCTGTTGCCGCAAGCGCAACGCCAGGCGCATCAGGCGGTAGTCATCCCACCGTATCAACCTGAAAACGCAGAGATTGCCATCGAAGCGCGCGATCTGACCATGCGTTTTGGTTCCTTTGTCGCTGTTGATCACGTTAATTTTCGCATTCCACGCGGGGAGATTTTTGGGTTTCTCGGTTCGAACGGCTGCGGTAAATCCACCACCATGAAAATGCTCACCGGGCTGCTGCCTGCCAGCGAAGGTGAAGCGTGGTTGTTTGGGCAACCAGTCGATCCAAAAGATATCGATACCCGCCGGCGGGTGGGTTATATGTCGCAGGCGTTTTCGCTTTATAACGAACTCACCGTGCGGCAAAACCTTGAGTTACATGCCCGCTTGTTTCACATTCCGGAAGCGGACATTCCTGCGCGAGTTGCTGAGATGAGCGAGCGTTTTAAGCTCAATGATGTTGAAGATGCACTGCCGGAATCCCTGCCGCTCGGTATTCGTCAGCGACTTTCGCTGGCTGTGGCGGTGATTCATCGCCCGGAGATGTTAATCCTCGATGAGCCGACTTCTGGCGTCGATCCAGTGGCGAGGGATATGTTCTGGCAGTTGATGGTGGATCTCTCGCGCCAGGACAAAGTGACCATTTTCATCTCCACCCACTTTATGAATGAAGCGGAACGCTGTGACCGCATCTCGCTGATGCACGCCGGAAAAGTACTCGCCAGCGGCACGCCGCAGGAGCTGGTTGAGAAACGCAGGGCTGCCAGCCTGGAAGAGGCATTTATCGCCTATTTGCAGGAAGCGGCAGGGCAGAGCAACGAAGTTGAAGCACCGCCCGTGGGACATGACACCACTCACGCGCCACGTCAGGGATTTAGCCTGCGTCGTCTGTTTAGCTACAGCCGCCGCGAAGCACTGGAACTGCGACGCGATCCGGTACGTTCAACGCTGGCGCTGATGGGGACGGTGATCCTGATGCTGATAATGGGTTACGGCATCAGTATGGATGTGGAAAACCTGCGCTTTGCGGTGCTTGACCGCGACCAGACTGTCAGCAGCCAGGCGTGGACACTCAATCTCTCCGGTTCCCGTTACTTTATCGAACAGCCGCCGCTCACCAGTTACGATGAGCTTGAGCGCCGGATGCGTGCAGGAGATGTGACGGTAGCGATTGAGATCCCACCCAATTTTGGCCGCGATATCGCACGCGGTACGCCGGTGGAAATCGGCGTCTGGATCGACGGCGCGATGCCCAGCCGCGCTGAAACGGTAAAAGGTTACGTGCAGGCGATGCATCAGAACTGGCTACAGAACGAGGCAAGCCAACAATCGACACCAGCCAGTCAAAGCGGTCTGATGAACATTGAGACGCGCTATCGCTATAACCCGGACGTAAAAAGTCTGCCAGCGATTGTTCCGGCGGTGATCCCGCTTCTGTTGATGATGATTCCCTCAATGCTAAGCGCCCTTAGCGTGGTACGGGAAAAAGAGTTGGGGTCGATTATCAATCTCTACGTTACGCCTACTACCCGCAGCGAATTTTTGCTCGGTAAACAGCTACCGTACATCGCGCTGGGAATGCTGAACTTTTTCCTGCTCTGCGGCCTGTCGGTGTTTGTGTTTGGCGTGCCGCATAAAGGCAGTTTCCTGACGCTCACCCTGGCGGCACTGCTGTATATCATCATCGCCACCGGAATGGGGCTGCTGATCTCCACCTTTATGAAAAGCCAGATAGCCGCCATTTTCGGTACTGCCATAATCACGTTGATTCCGGCGACGCAGTTTTCCGGGATGATCGATCCGGTAGCTTCACTGGAAGGGCCGGGACGTTGGATTGGCGAGGTTTATCCGACCAGCCATTTTCTGACTATCGCCCGTGGGACATTCTCGAAGGCGCTGGATCTGACTGATTTGTGGCAACTTTTCATCCCGTTGCTGATAGCCATACCGCTGGTGATGGGCTTAAGCATCCTGCTACTGAAAAAACAGGAGGGATGA
- a CDS encoding HlyD family secretion protein, with protein MDKSKRHLAWWVVGVLAVATVVAWWLLRPTGVPEGFAVSNGRIEATEVDIASKIAGRIDTILVKEGQFVREGEVLAKMDTRVLQEQRLEAIAQIKEAQSAVAAARALLEQRQSETRAAQSLVNQRQAELDSVAKRHTRSRSLAHSGAISAQQLDDDRAAAESARAALESAKAQVSASKAAIEAARTNIIQAQTRVEAAQATERRIAADIDDSELKAPRDGRVQYRVAEPGEVLAAGGRVLNMVDLSDVYMTFFLPTEQAGTLKLGGEARLILDAAPDLRIPATISFVASVAQFTPKTVETSDERLKLMFRVKARIPPELLQQHLEYVKTGLPGVAWVRVNEELPWPEDLAVRLPQ; from the coding sequence ATGGATAAGAGTAAACGCCATCTGGCGTGGTGGGTTGTCGGGGTTCTGGCGGTTGCTACCGTCGTGGCATGGTGGTTGTTGCGCCCGACGGGTGTGCCGGAAGGTTTTGCCGTCAGTAATGGGCGCATTGAAGCGACGGAAGTGGATATCGCCAGCAAAATCGCCGGGCGTATCGACACTATTCTGGTGAAAGAAGGCCAGTTTGTCCGCGAAGGTGAAGTGCTGGCGAAAATGGATACCCGCGTGTTGCAGGAGCAGCGGCTGGAAGCCATCGCACAAATCAAAGAAGCACAAAGCGCCGTTGCTGCCGCCCGGGCCTTGCTGGAGCAGAGGCAAAGTGAAACTCGCGCCGCGCAGTCGCTGGTCAATCAACGCCAGGCTGAACTGGACTCCGTTGCCAAACGTCATACCCGTTCCCGCTCGCTCGCCCATAGTGGGGCTATTTCTGCGCAACAACTGGATGATGACCGCGCCGCTGCCGAAAGCGCCCGTGCTGCGCTGGAATCGGCAAAAGCCCAGGTTTCTGCCTCTAAAGCCGCTATAGAAGCGGCACGCACCAATATCATTCAGGCGCAAACGCGTGTCGAAGCCGCACAAGCCACTGAACGGCGTATCGCGGCAGATATCGACGATAGTGAACTGAAAGCCCCGCGCGACGGACGTGTGCAGTATCGGGTTGCTGAGCCTGGTGAAGTGTTGGCGGCAGGCGGTCGGGTGCTGAATATGGTCGACCTGAGCGATGTCTATATGACCTTCTTCCTGCCAACCGAACAGGCTGGCACGCTGAAACTGGGCGGGGAAGCGCGTCTGATCCTTGATGCCGCGCCAGATCTGCGTATTCCGGCGACCATCAGCTTTGTCGCCAGCGTTGCCCAGTTCACGCCAAAAACCGTCGAAACCAGCGATGAACGGCTGAAACTGATGTTCCGCGTCAAAGCGCGTATCCCACCGGAATTACTCCAGCAGCATCTGGAATATGTCAAAACTGGCTTGCCGGGCGTGGCGTGGGTGCGGGTGAATGAAGAACTTCCGTGGCCTGAAGACCTGGCGGTGAGGTTGCCGCAATGA
- a CDS encoding NAD(P)/FAD-dependent oxidoreductase codes for MERFDAIIIGAGAAGMFCSALAGQAGRRVLLIDNGKKPGRKILMSGGGRCNFTNLYVEPGAYLSQNPHFCKSALARFTQWDFIDLVNKHGIAWHEKTLGQLFCDDSAQQIVDMLVAECEKGNVTFRLRSEVLSVAKDETGFTLELNGMTVGCDKLVIATGGLSMPGLGASPFGYKIAEQFGLNVLPTRAGLVPFTLHKPLLEELQVLAGVAVPSVITAENGTVFRENLLFTHRGLSGPAVLQISSYWQPGEFVSINLLPDVDLEAFLNEQRSAHPNQSLKNTLAVHLPKRLVERLQQLGQIPDVPLKQLNVRDQQALITTLTEWRVQPNGTEGYRTAEVTLGGVDTNELSSRTMEARKVSGLYFIGEVMDVTGWLGGYNFQWAWSSAWACAQDLAAE; via the coding sequence GTGGAAAGGTTTGATGCCATTATTATAGGCGCTGGTGCGGCTGGTATGTTCTGTTCTGCGCTGGCAGGTCAGGCAGGGCGCAGAGTTTTGCTGATCGATAATGGTAAAAAACCGGGGCGCAAAATCCTCATGTCTGGTGGTGGGCGCTGCAACTTTACCAACCTTTATGTCGAGCCTGGTGCCTATCTGAGCCAGAATCCGCATTTTTGTAAGTCTGCCCTCGCCCGATTTACGCAGTGGGATTTTATTGATCTGGTCAATAAACACGGCATCGCCTGGCACGAGAAAACGTTAGGGCAACTCTTTTGCGATGACTCCGCACAGCAGATTGTTGACATGCTGGTGGCAGAGTGTGAGAAGGGTAATGTGACCTTCAGATTGCGTAGCGAAGTGCTGAGTGTGGCAAAGGATGAAACGGGTTTTACGCTTGAACTGAATGGTATGACCGTCGGCTGCGATAAACTGGTCATTGCGACTGGAGGCCTCTCGATGCCGGGTCTGGGCGCGTCGCCGTTCGGTTATAAGATTGCCGAACAATTTGGCCTCAACGTGTTGCCGACGCGCGCTGGTCTGGTGCCATTCACACTGCATAAACCGTTGCTGGAAGAGTTACAGGTGCTGGCAGGCGTTGCAGTACCTTCAGTGATCACCGCTGAAAACGGCACGGTGTTCCGTGAAAATTTACTCTTCACGCATCGTGGCTTATCAGGTCCGGCGGTGTTGCAGATATCCAGCTACTGGCAACCGGGTGAATTTGTCAGCATCAATCTGCTACCGGATGTCGACCTGGAAGCCTTCCTTAACGAGCAGCGCAGTGCACATCCGAATCAGAGCCTGAAGAACACGTTGGCGGTTCATCTGCCGAAACGGTTGGTTGAACGGTTGCAACAACTTGGGCAAATCCCGGACGTCCCGCTAAAACAGCTCAACGTGCGTGACCAACAGGCGCTGATTACCACATTGACCGAGTGGCGCGTACAACCCAACGGCACCGAAGGCTATCGCACCGCCGAAGTGACTCTCGGCGGCGTGGACACCAATGAACTCTCATCACGGACGATGGAAGCGCGCAAAGTGTCTGGGCTGTACTTTATTGGTGAAGTGATGGACGTCACAGGCTGGCTGGGAGGCTATAACTTCCAGTGGGCGTGGTCCAGCGCGTGGGCTTGTGCGCAGGATTTGGCGGCAGAATAA
- the pitA gene encoding inorganic phosphate transporter PitA, protein MLHLFAGLDLHTGLLLLLALAFVLFYEAINGFHDTANAVATVIYTRAMRSQLAVVMAAVFNFLGVLLGGLSVAYAIVHMLPTDLLLNMGSSHGLAMVFSMLLAAIIWNLGTWYFGLPASSSHTLIGAIIGIGLTNALMTGTSVVDALNIPKVLSIFASLIVSPIVGLVFAGGLIFLLRRYWSGTKKRARIHLTPAEREKKDGKKKPPFWTRIALILSAVGVAFSHGANDGQKGIGLVMLVLIGVAPAGFVVNMNATGYEITRTRDAINNVEAYFEQHPALLKQATGADQLVPTPEAGATQPAEFHCHPSNTINALNRLKGMLTADVESYDKLSLDQRSQMRRIMLCVSDTIDKVVKMPGVTADDQRLLKKLKSDMLSTIEYAPVWIIMAVALALGIGTMIGWRRVATTIGEKIGKKGMTYAQGMSAQMTAAVSIGLASYTGMPVSTTHVLSSSVAGTMVVDGGGLQRKTVTSILMAWVFTLPAAVLLSGGLYWISLQFL, encoded by the coding sequence ATGCTACATTTGTTTGCTGGCCTGGATTTGCATACCGGGCTGTTATTATTGCTTGCACTGGCTTTTGTGCTGTTCTACGAAGCCATCAATGGTTTCCATGACACCGCCAACGCCGTGGCAACTGTCATCTATACCCGCGCGATGCGTTCTCAGCTCGCAGTGGTTATGGCGGCAGTGTTCAACTTCCTGGGTGTTTTGCTGGGTGGTCTTAGTGTTGCCTATGCCATTGTGCATATGCTGCCGACAGATCTGCTGCTTAATATGGGATCGTCTCATGGCCTTGCTATGGTGTTCTCTATGTTGCTGGCGGCGATTATCTGGAACCTTGGTACGTGGTACTTTGGTTTGCCTGCATCCAGCTCCCATACGCTGATTGGCGCGATTATCGGTATTGGTTTAACCAATGCGTTGATGACCGGTACGTCAGTGGTGGATGCACTCAATATCCCGAAAGTATTAAGTATTTTCGCATCTCTGATCGTTTCCCCTATTGTCGGCCTGGTGTTTGCTGGTGGTCTGATTTTCTTGCTGCGTCGCTACTGGAGCGGCACCAAGAAACGCGCCCGTATCCACCTAACCCCAGCGGAGCGTGAAAAGAAAGACGGTAAGAAAAAGCCGCCGTTCTGGACACGTATCGCACTGATCCTTTCTGCTGTCGGCGTGGCGTTTTCTCACGGAGCGAACGATGGTCAGAAAGGCATTGGTCTGGTTATGCTGGTACTGATTGGCGTCGCACCAGCAGGCTTCGTGGTTAATATGAATGCCACAGGTTACGAAATCACTCGTACCCGCGATGCTATCAACAACGTGGAAGCTTACTTTGAGCAACACCCTGCGCTGCTCAAACAGGCGACCGGTGCTGATCAGTTAGTGCCGACTCCGGAAGCAGGCGCAACACAGCCTGCGGAGTTCCATTGCCATCCGTCGAATACCATTAACGCGCTCAACCGCCTGAAGGGCATGTTGACCGCCGATGTGGAAAGCTACGACAAGCTGTCGCTTGACCAGCGTAGCCAGATGCGCCGCATTATGCTGTGCGTTTCTGACACTATCGACAAAGTGGTGAAAATGCCTGGCGTCACTGCGGATGATCAGCGTCTGTTGAAGAAATTGAAGTCCGATATGCTTAGCACCATCGAGTATGCTCCGGTATGGATCATCATGGCGGTCGCGCTGGCGTTAGGTATCGGGACGATGATTGGCTGGCGTCGTGTGGCGACGACTATCGGTGAGAAAATCGGTAAGAAAGGCATGACCTACGCTCAGGGGATGTCTGCCCAGATGACGGCGGCGGTGTCTATCGGTCTGGCGAGTTATACCGGGATGCCTGTTTCCACCACTCACGTACTCTCCTCTTCCGTAGCGGGGACGATGGTCGTTGATGGCGGTGGCTTGCAGCGTAAAACGGTAACCAGCATTCTGATGGCCTGGGTGTTTACCCTCCCGGCTGCAGTGCTGCTCTCCGGCGGGTTGTACTGGATCTCTTTGCAGTTCCTGTAA
- the uspB gene encoding universal stress protein UspB, which yields MISTVALFWALCVVCIVNMARYFSSLRALLVVLRNCDPLLYQYVDGGGFFTSHGQPNKQVRLVWYIYAQRYRDHHDDEFIRRCERVRRQFILTSALCGLVVISLIALMIWH from the coding sequence ATGATAAGCACCGTCGCATTATTTTGGGCTTTATGTGTCGTTTGCATTGTTAACATGGCGCGCTATTTCTCATCACTACGCGCGTTGTTAGTGGTACTGCGTAATTGCGATCCATTGCTCTATCAATATGTTGATGGAGGGGGCTTTTTTACCTCACATGGCCAACCCAACAAACAGGTTCGTCTCGTTTGGTATATCTATGCTCAGAGGTATCGTGATCATCACGATGATGAGTTTATTCGTCGCTGCGAGCGTGTGCGTCGGCAGTTTATCCTGACCAGCGCATTGTGTGGTCTGGTGGTGATAAGCCTGATTGCATTGATGATTTGGCATTAA
- the uspA gene encoding universal stress protein UspA: MAYKHILIAVDLSPESKVLVEKAVSMARPYNAKVSLIHVDVNYSDLYTGLIDVNLGDMQKRISEETHHALTELSTNAGYPITETLSGSGDLGQVLVDAIKKYDMDLVVCGHHQDFWSKLMSSARQLINTVHVDMLIVPLRDEEE; this comes from the coding sequence ATGGCTTATAAACACATTCTCATCGCGGTCGATCTCTCCCCTGAAAGCAAAGTTCTGGTAGAGAAAGCGGTCTCTATGGCCCGCCCCTACAATGCGAAGGTTTCTCTGATCCACGTAGATGTAAACTACTCTGACCTATACACCGGACTTATTGATGTAAATCTGGGTGATATGCAGAAACGCATTTCCGAAGAGACTCATCACGCGCTGACTGAGCTTTCCACTAACGCAGGCTACCCAATTACTGAAACTCTGAGCGGCAGCGGCGATCTGGGTCAGGTTCTGGTTGATGCGATCAAGAAATACGATATGGATCTGGTGGTTTGTGGTCATCACCAGGACTTCTGGAGCAAACTGATGTCTTCCGCACGCCAGCTAATCAACACCGTTCACGTTGATATGCTGATTGTTCCACTGCGTGACGAAGAAGAATAA
- the dtpB gene encoding dipeptide/tripeptide permease DtpB, with product MNTTTPTGMLQQPRPFFMIFFVELWERFGYYGVQGVLAVFFVKQLGFSQEQAFVTFGAFAALVYGLISIGGYVGDHLLGTKRTIVLGAIVLAIGYFMTGMSLLKPDLIFIALGTIAVGNGLFKANPASLLSKCYPPKDPRLDGAFTLFYMSINIGSLIALSLAPVIADRFGYSVTYNLCGAGLIVALLVYIACRGMVKDIGSAPDFRSMSFSKLLYVLIGSVVMIFVCAWLMHNVEVANLVLIVLSIVVTIIFFRQAFKLDKTGRNKMFVAFVLMLEAVVFYILYAQMPTSLNFFAINNVHHEILGFSINPVSFQALNPFWVVIASPVLATIYTRLGSKGKDLSMPMKFTLGMFMCSLGFLTAAAAGMWFADAQGLTSPWFIVLVYLFQSLGELFISALGLAMIAALVPQHLMGFILGMWFLTQAAAFLLGGYVATFTAVPDNITDPLQTLPVYIDVFSKIGLVTLGVAVVMLLMVPWLKRMIETPESN from the coding sequence ATGAATACAACAACACCCACTGGGATGCTGCAGCAACCTCGCCCATTTTTTATGATCTTTTTTGTCGAATTATGGGAACGATTCGGCTACTACGGCGTGCAAGGCGTGCTGGCGGTTTTCTTCGTTAAACAGCTCGGATTTTCACAAGAGCAAGCCTTTGTCACCTTTGGTGCCTTTGCGGCGCTGGTCTATGGCCTTATCTCGATCGGCGGTTATGTTGGCGACCATCTATTGGGAACCAAACGCACCATTGTTCTCGGGGCAATTGTGCTGGCGATTGGCTACTTTATGACCGGGATGTCGTTACTCAAACCTGACCTGATCTTCATCGCGCTGGGGACTATCGCCGTCGGCAACGGCTTGTTTAAAGCCAACCCTGCCAGCTTGCTTTCTAAGTGCTATCCGCCAAAAGATCCGCGGCTCGATGGCGCTTTCACCCTGTTTTACATGTCAATCAACATCGGCTCGTTGATAGCATTATCGCTGGCACCAGTTATCGCTGACAGATTTGGTTATTCCGTCACCTATAATCTGTGCGGTGCGGGGTTAATTGTCGCGTTACTGGTCTACATCGCCTGTCGTGGAATGGTAAAAGATATTGGTTCTGCGCCAGACTTTCGATCAATGAGCTTCAGCAAACTGTTGTACGTGTTGATTGGCAGCGTGGTGATGATCTTCGTCTGCGCATGGCTGATGCACAACGTGGAAGTTGCCAACCTGGTGCTGATAGTCCTCTCCATCGTCGTCACCATTATTTTCTTCCGTCAGGCATTCAAGCTGGATAAAACCGGGCGCAACAAGATGTTTGTCGCCTTTGTGCTGATGCTCGAAGCGGTGGTGTTTTACATCCTCTACGCCCAGATGCCAACATCACTGAACTTCTTTGCCATCAACAACGTGCATCATGAAATCCTCGGCTTTTCCATCAACCCGGTCAGCTTCCAGGCGCTCAATCCGTTCTGGGTGGTCATTGCCAGCCCGGTACTGGCGACTATCTATACCCGTCTGGGCAGCAAAGGCAAAGATCTCTCGATGCCGATGAAATTCACCCTTGGCATGTTTATGTGTTCATTGGGTTTTCTGACTGCCGCCGCTGCGGGGATGTGGTTTGCTGATGCCCAGGGACTGACATCGCCGTGGTTTATCGTCCTGGTTTACTTGTTCCAGAGCCTGGGTGAACTGTTTATTAGCGCCCTGGGTCTGGCGATGATTGCTGCGCTGGTGCCGCAGCATTTGATGGGATTTATTCTCGGGATGTGGTTCCTGACGCAGGCAGCCGCATTCTTGCTGGGCGGCTATGTAGCGACATTTACCGCCGTGCCGGACAACATTACCGATCCGCTACAGACATTACCGGTCTACATCGATGTGTTTAGCAAAATTGGTCTGGTCACGCTGGGCGTTGCGGTGGTAATGCTGCTGATGGTGCCGTGGCTGAAACGGATGATTGAGACGCCAGAAAGCAATTAA
- the rsmJ gene encoding 16S rRNA (guanine(1516)-N(2))-methyltransferase RsmJ, with the protein MKICLIDESGTGDGALSVLATRWGLEHDEDNLMALVLTPEHLELRKRDEPKLGGIFVDFVGGAMAHRRRFGGGRGEAVAKAVGIKGDYLPDVVDATAGLGRDAFVLASVGCRVRMLERNPVVAALLDDGLARGYADAEIGGWLQERLQLIHASSLTALTDITPRPQVVYLDPMFPHKQKSALVKKEMRVFQSLVGPDLDADGLLEPARQLATKRVVVKRPDYAPPLANVATPNAVVTKGHRFDIYAGTPA; encoded by the coding sequence GTGAAAATCTGCTTAATTGATGAATCGGGCACCGGAGACGGTGCCTTATCTGTTCTGGCGACCCGCTGGGGGCTGGAGCACGATGAAGACAACCTGATGGCCTTAGTGTTAACGCCGGAGCATCTGGAACTGCGCAAGCGCGATGAGCCGAAACTTGGCGGTATTTTTGTTGATTTTGTTGGTGGAGCGATGGCACACCGACGCAGATTCGGCGGCGGACGCGGTGAGGCGGTAGCAAAAGCGGTGGGCATTAAGGGTGATTATCTGCCGGATGTAGTCGATGCCACTGCAGGTTTGGGGCGCGATGCCTTTGTGCTGGCTTCGGTGGGCTGCCGCGTGCGGATGCTGGAGCGTAATCCGGTGGTTGCCGCGCTGCTCGATGATGGCCTGGCGCGTGGCTATGCCGATGCGGAAATCGGCGGCTGGTTACAGGAACGTTTGCAGTTAATTCACGCCTCCAGCCTGACGGCGCTGACCGATATTACCCCGCGCCCACAGGTGGTCTATCTCGACCCGATGTTCCCGCATAAGCAGAAAAGTGCGTTAGTGAAAAAAGAGATGCGCGTGTTTCAGTCGCTGGTTGGGCCGGATCTCGATGCGGATGGGTTGCTGGAGCCTGCTCGCCAGTTAGCGACAAAACGCGTGGTGGTCAAACGGCCGGACTACGCCCCGCCGCTGGCGAATGTCGCCACGCCTAACGCGGTCGTTACCAAAGGGCATCGCTTTGATATTTATGCCGGGACACCAGCGTAA